The DNA segment ACTCGTCCGGCCCGTCGTCGTTTTCGATGGTGATGCAATCGATGGGTGGGAGGGACTCCGGGCCGTCTCGAGCGTCCGATTCATCCGGGGCGTCGTGGTGGGTATCAGGTGCGGACATAGCTGGAGACCGTACTGGCCGGTCGACCGAAGACAGTCGGTTTCGGTCCAGGGTCGTCAACGTCCGACTGGGGGACTGCACTCCCCCTCGGTCTGGCGACAGCAGTGGTCATACAGTGGTCCATCAGCGGTGCCTATTGGTATTCCCTTGTTACCGATTCACACACCTCGAGTGGAACGTCTCGAGATCGGTCACGGCACTCGAGAGTCGATTCGTCGTGACTCTCTCGAAAACGTGACTGTCAGCCGCACGTAACCGGG comes from the Natronosalvus amylolyticus genome and includes:
- a CDS encoding DUF7511 domain-containing protein, with product MSAPDTHHDAPDESDARDGPESLPPIDCITIENDDGPDECAMFPRYGSNESLMTTWISAREGSYVDRESIR